GGCCTTCGAGCGTTTCTGGCTTGTTCTTTGCGAACCTCAGCGACTCTCTGCGCGTCGAATAGAGCGGGTTGTAGAGCGCAACCTCGTGCGTGCCGCTTGGCACCACAAGCTGCGCGCCGGGCATTTGCGGCAACGCGGAATAGAAGACTCCGTCCACGCGCACCCACGCGAAAGGCTCGACTTTCAGCGCGAGTGAAGACTCCGTTTTGGGAAACACCCGTTCGAAGTTCCAGCGGGCAGCGAACTCCGCGCCGGCGACCACAACAGCCAGCGCGCTCAAAATGAGTGCGAGCCGGATGGCAGCCCTTCGTCGTCGCAGGCTGCGGCGCTTTCTGATTCGTTTTTGAACAACCGTGGTGTCGGAATCGAGCAGCCCGGTGGCACTCGGCTGTTCGGGAATCCAGCCCTCGCGATCGAGGAACTCCATGAGGGCTTCCTCGCCCCCGGCTTTCCGGTAGCGCAGCAGCACGTCGCCAAGCACGTCGGCAACCCGTTCGAGACTGCGGTAGCGCCAGAAGGGGTTCTGGCGCATCATGTGGCGACAGATGCGCTGCACCTTGCGCGGCGTAGCGGGATTGATCCGCCGGGGCGCAACATACTTGCCGCGTTTCATGGCGGCTTCGATCTCGTCGAGCTTGTCGCCGTCAAAGGGAAGTTCGTTGCAGAGCAGTCCGTAGAAAGTCACGCCGAGGGCGTACTGGTCGGAGGAAAGGCCGGGTTCCCCGCTAATCTGCTCGGGCGCCATGAAGCCCGGCGAACCGATCACCATGTCGCCCAGGGCCGACTGCTTTCCTCCGCCCAGGCGGCTGATGCCGAAATCCATCAGCTTCACCTTGCCCTCGTAGGTAATCATCAGGTTGGCCGGTTTGATGTCGAGATGGGCCAGTCCGCGCTCATGGGCATAGTGGAGGGCCAGGGCGGCCTGCCGGATGATCTCGGCTGCCACGTGCCAGGGCAGGGGGCCGGATTTATCAAGTAAGTCCTCGACGCACACGCCTTTGACAAACTCCATCACGATGTAGCGGTTCTTGCGCTGCTGCCAGTAGTCGTAGATGTGGGTGATGTTGCCGTGCTGCATGGCGGCCAGCGTGCGGGCCTCCTGCTCGAATTGCTCGACGATGGCGGGCGAGTCTTCGAACTTTGCCTTCATTTCCTTGATGGCCACCGGCCGCTGCAGGCTGAGCTGGGTGGCCAGGTATACCTGGGCCATCCCGCCGTCGCCGAGGCTTTTCACAATGGTGTAGCCCTTGAGCGTGCTGTCGGGTTTCAGCGGCATGAACCCATGTTAGGCGACCCGGCGCGATTTGCGGAGGTCTTGGGGGCTTTTGTGAAGGCTTGGCTTGCCGGGCCGGGCTAACTACGCTCGGCGCTCAGTCGGGCCGGCGCCGCCATGCGCGCCGCCCGCGGGAGTCTTTTTTCATGGCAGTTGTCACCACCCCCACCGGGAAAATGCCCACCATCGGCGAGGGCGACCATCCCTGGATCGCCTGTCCCGAGTGCAAGCAGGTTCTCTATCGCCGCGAATGGGATGAAGCCCTGCAGGTCTGTCCTTCCTGCGGCCATCACGGACGCCTGAGCGCGCGCGAGCGCGTGGCGCAGCTCTGCGACGAGGACAGCTTTGTCGAGTGGGACCCGGGACTTGTCTCATCCGATCCGCTCGAGTTTACCGACCTCAAGCCCTACAAGGATCGCCAGGCGCAGGCGGAGAAGACCGCCGCGGGCCCCGAGTCCATGCTCACGGGCAAGGGCACCATTGAGGGCGTTGCCAGCGCGCTGGCAGTATTCGAATACACCTACATGGGCGGCTCCATGGGAACCGTGCTCGGAGAGAAATTCTGCCGCGCGGCAGAGCGTGCGCTGGAAGAGCGCCTGCCGCTCATCCAGGTCTCGGCCTCCGGCGGTGCGCGGATGCAGGAGGGAACCCTCTCGCTGCTGCAGATGGCGCGCGTTTCGGCGCTCGTTGCAGAACTCCGTCATGCCGGGCTGCCGTTCATTTCCCTGCTCACCGATCCGACGACCGGCGGCGTGGCCGCTTCCAGCGCCATGCAGGGCGACGTAATCATTTCCGAACCCGGCGCGCTCATCGGTTTTGCCGGTCCGCGCGTGGTCGAGCAGACCACGGGCACGGCGCTGCCGCCGGGATTCCAGCGCGCCGAGTTCCTGCTCAAGCACGGCTTTGTCGATCAGATCATTCCGCGCGCGCAGTTGAGCGAGCGCATCGCGCGCCTCCTTCGCCTGCTGGGCGCCGGAGAGAAGTTCGCGAAGTAGGTTCTCGTGAGCGCCCCCACCGACTACGCCAGTTCGCTTGCCCACCTGCGCGCCCTGGGGCGCGCGGGCATCGATCTGCGCCTGGACCGCGTGCGCCGCGTGGCTGAGGGGCTCGGCAATCCCCAGCTAAAATACGCCACGATTCTTGTTGCCGGCACCAACGGTAAGGGATCGACCTGCGCCATGCTGGACTCGATGCTGAACGCTGCAGGCTATCGTTGCGGGCTCTACACCTCGCCCCACCTCGTGCGTGAGACCGAGCGCGTGCGCGTTTGCGGCTCCGAGATTACCCCGCAAATGTTCGCCGAGAGCGCGCGGGCCGTTTACGAGGCCGCCGAAAAAGCGGCGGCGGCAAGGCCGCCCGGCGCCTCGCTGCTTACCGCGTTCGAGTTTCTGACCCTGCTGGCCTTCGACGCACTGGCGCGCGCGAAGGTGGAAATTGCCGTGATTGAGGTGGGACTTGGCGGTCGCCTGGATGCGACCAACATCGTCGATCCGCTGGTGACGGTGATTGCCCCGATTTCCATGGACCACGAACAGTATCTGGGGGACACACTCGAAGCCATCAGCCACGAGAAGGCCGGCATTCTGCGTCCGGGGGTGCCGTTCATCCACGGCTCGCGCCATCACGAGGTAAAGCGCGTCATTGCCGAGATTTGTCAGCAGAACAACGTGCCGCTCAAACAGGCGGGAGCCGACTTCGACTTCCTGCCCCTTCGCGACCAGCACATGCACTACGCGGGCTTTGCCGGCGCCTGGCGCGACCTCAAGGTTGGGCTTTCGGGAATGCACCAGCTCGACAACGCGGCCATGGCCTGCGCGGTGGCCGAAGTTCTCGGCGAGACGAAGTTCCCAGTTTCCACTGAAGCCGTACGCGAGGGGCTGCAAAGCGTGCGCTGGCGCGGACGCATGGAGACGCTCTCGACCCAGCCGTTGGTGCTTTGCGACGGCGCCCACAACCGCGACGCGGCGCGCTCGCTCCGGCGTTACCTCGAACAATACGTTCCTTTCCGGAAGATCCATCTGATTGTGGGGCACACTCGCGATCGTGACGTGGAGGCCTTCCTCTCGATTCTCGCGCCGGTAGCTGCGCGCGTGACCCTCACGCAGACCAGCGACGGCGCGCTTGCCGATCCTGAATCACTGCTGCCGCTGGCACTGCGCGTGCACAAGAACGTGGTGGTCGAGAGCGATCTCTCAAAGATTCTCCGGCAGATCTACTGGCGAAAGCCCGAGGACGAACTCATCGTTGTAAGCGGTTCGCTCTATCTGGTCGGCGAGACGATCGGACTTCTGGAGTCCGGAGAGATTGCGGGATTCGAGAGCGCCCGCGGCGTCATCATGAGCCCGCTCGACGCCTGATTACTTCCCGGCTCCATCGGTCATCGGCATGGTGGGGGGCTGGTGAGTCATCAGCAGATCCTGGGCGCGTTCCATGATCTCGCGATGGCGGCCCTTGCGCTCTTCGAGCACCTTCTCGCGCCGCTCCGGGTCGGGCGGACCCTCAAGCAACTCATCCTGCTGGTAGTAGCGCTGCCCGACTTCAGTGGCGAGGGTCGCATAGATCTCGGGCCCGACTTCGTTTTCTTCCACGTAAATCGTCTCTTCGTAGGAGCCCACGATTTCGAGCCGCGGGGACTTGAGCAGTCCCTGGGGGCTGGCGATTTCCCGGTTGTTGAAGTTGCGCACCCGGACCATCTGGTTCCAAGGGATCAAGGTCGTGCTGGTGGCGCGGCGCTCGCTCACGCCCTCGTCGGCCACGCGCACCCGGTAGGCCCAATGGGGCCAGAGAAAATTGGCGACCACAAATCCGGCCAGTAGCAGACACACGATGCGCCCGACGCTCACCTGGGGCTGGGGCTCGCCGATCAGCCGTCCGAGCAGCCGGGGATAGAGGGCAAAGATGGCCAGAAGCCCGGCAACGATGGAAGCTTCCAGGATGATGGGGTCCCAGGCGATGCGCAGGTCCAGCCCGGCAGGTGACTGCTCCAGCCGGTAGGAGAGCGAGCACCCGCCGAGCAGCAGGGCTGCGCAAAAGGTCAGGAATATTCGGGACATGGCCCGGATACGGTGCTTTGACATGGCCTTTCACTCCCGGATCGAGGCAGGCCCCGAAGGTAGCCGGATTTGGACGCGCTGCGCAACGCAGGGTCCCGAAATCCGTAGTGTTTCCCACGACTTTCTTTTGCATTGCCCTGGGGGCTGTGTTACTTTTTTGCGTGGCAAATTCCGGCGAATCCTGTAGTTATTCTAGGCAGTTAACCACTTTTGGTGCGCCCGGAACGCAGGCATTCTGAGTAGCAGGCCGAATGGGGAGGTCGGGTGGATTCGTTCGCCCGGCTTGCGCGTTGGGTCCGTCGGTCGAGGGCAACATTGAGTCTCGTCGGTAATCTCGAAGACCTGGGGCTGGGGGACATTCTCCAGATCGTCAGTCTCAGTCGCAAGAGCGGAGTGCTCCACCTTGAGCAGGACACCCGCGAGGGCGCCATCATCTTCCGTGACGGACAGGTGGTGTGTGCCTATTCGACCAAGTTGCGGCGTCCCCTGGGTGAGTTGCTGGTCGAGCAGGGGATGGTCACCCCCGCCCAGCTCGCCCAGGCCGTTGAGACCTGGACCGACAGCGGAAAGCGCGACAGCCTGAGTTCCCACATCGAGCGCGACGTGGGTACCGATCACGAACAGATTCAGAGCGTCATTCGCAGCACGGTGGAAAAGACCGTCTATCATCTTTTCCGCTGGCGCGAGGGCACATTCAACTTCGAGCTCAAGGATGTTGAGGAAGAGCTAAAAGCGCTCGATCCCGACGA
The sequence above is a segment of the Chrysiogenia bacterium genome. Coding sequences within it:
- a CDS encoding bifunctional folylpolyglutamate synthase/dihydrofolate synthase, whose amino-acid sequence is MSAPTDYASSLAHLRALGRAGIDLRLDRVRRVAEGLGNPQLKYATILVAGTNGKGSTCAMLDSMLNAAGYRCGLYTSPHLVRETERVRVCGSEITPQMFAESARAVYEAAEKAAAARPPGASLLTAFEFLTLLAFDALARAKVEIAVIEVGLGGRLDATNIVDPLVTVIAPISMDHEQYLGDTLEAISHEKAGILRPGVPFIHGSRHHEVKRVIAEICQQNNVPLKQAGADFDFLPLRDQHMHYAGFAGAWRDLKVGLSGMHQLDNAAMACAVAEVLGETKFPVSTEAVREGLQSVRWRGRMETLSTQPLVLCDGAHNRDAARSLRRYLEQYVPFRKIHLIVGHTRDRDVEAFLSILAPVAARVTLTQTSDGALADPESLLPLALRVHKNVVVESDLSKILRQIYWRKPEDELIVVSGSLYLVGETIGLLESGEIAGFESARGVIMSPLDA
- a CDS encoding serine/threonine protein kinase codes for the protein MPLKPDSTLKGYTIVKSLGDGGMAQVYLATQLSLQRPVAIKEMKAKFEDSPAIVEQFEQEARTLAAMQHGNITHIYDYWQQRKNRYIVMEFVKGVCVEDLLDKSGPLPWHVAAEIIRQAALALHYAHERGLAHLDIKPANLMITYEGKVKLMDFGISRLGGGKQSALGDMVIGSPGFMAPEQISGEPGLSSDQYALGVTFYGLLCNELPFDGDKLDEIEAAMKRGKYVAPRRINPATPRKVQRICRHMMRQNPFWRYRSLERVADVLGDVLLRYRKAGGEEALMEFLDREGWIPEQPSATGLLDSDTTVVQKRIRKRRSLRRRRAAIRLALILSALAVVVAGAEFAARWNFERVFPKTESSLALKVEPFAWVRVDGVFYSALPQMPGAQLVVPSGTHEVALYNPLYSTRRESLRFAKNKPETLEGPLESRVLRGYEKVRLKALEYWEKLKS
- a CDS encoding acetyl-CoA carboxylase carboxyltransferase subunit beta, with product MAVVTTPTGKMPTIGEGDHPWIACPECKQVLYRREWDEALQVCPSCGHHGRLSARERVAQLCDEDSFVEWDPGLVSSDPLEFTDLKPYKDRQAQAEKTAAGPESMLTGKGTIEGVASALAVFEYTYMGGSMGTVLGEKFCRAAERALEERLPLIQVSASGGARMQEGTLSLLQMARVSALVAELRHAGLPFISLLTDPTTGGVAASSAMQGDVIISEPGALIGFAGPRVVEQTTGTALPPGFQRAEFLLKHGFVDQIIPRAQLSERIARLLRLLGAGEKFAK